The DNA sequence TTCTGTTACAGATGGTATCGCAAGACTTTTAAAGAGAGACAGTCTAACAAAGGGTATCAATGTAAAGATAGAGGATAATAAGTTGATCTTAGATTTTCATATCATAGTTGCATATGGTCTAAGTATCAGTGCGATAACTCAAAATCTGATAGAAACTATTGAATATAAGGCAGAAAAATTCACTGGAATGGAAGTAAAGAAAATAAATATATTCGTAGAAGGTGTACGAATCATAGACTAAGGAGGATTTTTTGTGAATCTAGAGCAGATTGATGCACAATCACTAAGAAGTGCTTTTATAACCGGAGCAAAAAGCTTAGAGGCTAAAAAGGAGTGGATAAACGAACTGAATGTATTCCCGGTTCCTGATGGTGATACCGGTACAAATATGACAATGACCATAATGTCAGCGGCAAAGAGTTTAGCAGCGGAAGAGAGCAATGATATTGCTACTATGTGTAAGGCTATAGCACAAGGTTCATTACGTGGTGCGAGGGGAAACTCAGGTGTTATATTGTCACAGCTTTTTAGAGGTGCTGCAAAAATTTTAAAAGAAGCTCCGGCTATAGATGTATTTGAGTTGGCACTCGCTTTTGATAAGGCAAGTGAGACTGCATATAAGGCAGTAATGAAGCCTAAAGAAGGTACAATACTTACAGTAGCAAGGGCTATGGGAGAAAAAGCACTTGAGATACATGATCAACATGATGATGTTATAAGTTTTTTGGAAGCAGTATTGGCATATGGTGATGATACTTTGCAAAAAACCCCTGAAATGCTACCGGTACTAAAGAAAGCCGGAGTAGTCGACTCAGGTGGTCAGGGTCTTATGGTTATACTTCATGGTATACTTGAAGGACTTAAGGGAAATGTTATAGAACTTGGTGATGTGGTGCTCTCAAGTAAGTCTGAAAGTGTAAGCACTGCTGCAAGAGAGGATATTGACACTGCAGATATTAAGTTTGGATATTGCACAGAATTCATAATAAATTTAAACAAGGAATTTACAAATAAGGATGAAGAAGAGTTCAAGGGATTTTTGACATCAATAGGGGATTCTTTGGTATGTGTATCTGATGATGAAGTTGTGAAGGTGCATGTTCATACAAATGATCCGGGTCTTGCTATACAAAAAGGTTTGACCTTTGGTGAGCTGACAAATCTAAAGATTGACAATATGCGTGAAGAGCATAGAGAAAGAGTTATCAAGGGAGTTGATAAAATACTTGAGACTCAGAACGAGAAAAAGAAGATGGGAGTTATAAGCGTAAGTGCAGGAAGTGGACTCACATCTATTTTTAAGGATATAGGTGTGGATGTAGTGGTAGAAGGCGGTCAGACCATGAATCCAAGTACAGAGGATATCTTAAATGCTATTGACAATCTGAATGCAGAAACTATATATATATTGCCAAATAATAAGAATATTATATTGGCGGCTGAACAGGCATCAAAGATAGTAGAAAACAAAAAGGTGGTAGTAATACCTACAAAGACTATACCGCAGGGTATTACTGCAATGATAAGTCTGTCTGAGGAAAGAAGTGTTGATGAAAATACAGAAAGCGCTAAGGAAGAGATTGCAAATGTAAAATCAGCACAGATTACATATGCTGTAAGAAATACTACTATAGATGATGTTGAAATACATGAAAATGATGTCATGGCATTGGGGGATGATGGAATAATAGGAGTAGATAAGAGCATAGATGGAGCAGTAGATAAGGCATTATCAAACATGGTTGATGAAACAAGCGAATTGGTAAGTCTTTATTATGGTGCTGATGTAAGCGAAGAAGATGCAAACAAGTTATGTGATGAATTGGTTAGTAAGTATCAGAATGTAGAGTTTGAACTACATAATGGTGGACAGCCGGTTTACTATTATTTCATATCTGTAGAGTAAGTGAGTGTAACTAGCTTGTCAAATCGTAGATTTGATGAGCTAGTTAAAACTTTGTAAGGAGGTCGCTTGATAGATATATCTGTAAAAAATATGAAGGGTGTGGGAGCAAAAACAGCAGAATATTTGGATAAATTAGGTATAGGTACTATCAGGCAACTTCTAAAACACTATCCGATAAGATACTTAGAGTACAAGCCACCCACAAAAATTGCAGAGGTAAATAGGGACGAAGAGATAGTCATAAAGGCTACAATAAGCAAGAATATATCTCTTACCGGAAGCAATAAGAAAATAGCAACAACGAAGTTAACCGACTATATAGATGTAATAGATGTGATATGGTACAATTCACCTTATTTGAGGGCTACCTTAAAGCAGGGCGAAAGCTATGTCTTTGTAGGAAGATTTTCAAAAAGGAGTAAAAACACATTAGAGCATCCGATTGTATATACAATAGAGGAATATGAAAAGAAAATAGGCGGATTTAAGCCGGTATATGCTCTAACAGCCGGTATAAATAACAACGCAATGGAAAAGCTTATAAAACTAAGCTTTGATTATATTGATGATAAGGATTTTGAAGAATACTTACCACAGAGTATTTTGGAAAAGTTTCTGCTTGAGAGCAGAATATTGGCTATAAGAAATATTCACAGTCCAAAGAACAAGTCAAAACTTTTTGAGGCAAAAAAGAGATTGGCTTTTGATGATTTTTTTAGATTTTTATATGGTATGAATCTTCTTAAAAATAAAAGACTAAGAATAAAATCAAAAAATATAATATCTAATGAAGTCAGATATGTGGAAGAAATAAAAGCTGTCCTGCCATTTAATTTGACAAAATCACAGGAAAATGTGATAGAGGAAATTTTAAATGATATGTCAAGTGGGATAGTTACCAATAGATTAGTACAAGGAGATGTAGGCTCGGGAAAAACAATAGTTGCACTGATTTGCTTATATCTGGCTGTAAAATCAGGATTTCAAGGTGTTGTAATGGTGCCTACTGAAGTTTTGGCAAAACAGCACTTTAAATCAATGTCTGAGATTTTAAATAAACTTGAAAATCCACCCCAAATAGGAATATTAACAGGTTCTATGACAAAGAAAGAACATCTGATTGTCTATGAAAAAATAGAAAAAGGAGAAATAGATATTGTTATAGGTACACATGCTCTGTTAGTGGAAAATGTAAAGTTTAAAAAACTTGGATTAGTTGTGACAGATGAACAACATAGATTTGGAGTAAGGCAAAGAAGCACTCTTTCAGATAAGGGAGAGGATGTGCATGTACTTGTAATGTCTGCGACTCCAATACCCAGAACACTTGCAATCATACTTTACGGTGATTTGGATATCTCTACAATTGAAACTAAGCCGGTGGGAAGACTTCCTATAAAAAATGCTGTAATTACAGAAGAAGACAGGGAAAAAGCCTACAAACATATATTATTAGAGATAAAAAAAGGACATCAGTCATATATAATATGTCCAATGGTGGAGGAAAGTGAAAATATAGAAGCAGAAAATGTCTTAGACTATGGTAAGAAAATTGCAGATAAATTTTCACAAAATTGTAAGGTTGAAGTGTTGCATGGGCGAATGCATCAAAAAGAAAAAGATGATATAATGTCTCGGTATTTAAATAAGGAGATAGATATCTTAGTATCTACAACAGTTATTGAAGTAGGTGTGGATGTACCAAATGCTACGGTTATTATGATTGAAAATGCTGAACGGTTTGGACTTGCAACTTTACACCAGCTTCGAGGTAGAGTCGGCAGAAGTGAATTACAATCATATGCTATCTTTGTTAGGACTTCTAATTCCAATATTGCAAAAAAGAGATTGGAAATAATAGGAAATTCAAATGATGGATTCTATATTGCATCCAGAGATTTGGTTTTACGAGGTCCGGGAGAGCTTTTCGGTTTGGCACAAAGCGGTGAACTGGATTTTGGCATTGCAGATATATACAATGATAATGATATATTTGATATGGCAAAAAAAGCTGTAGATATGATACAGTGTGGGGACATGGGAGATGAGGAAATGGAAAAGCTTGAGATAAAAATAAATAACTACATGGATTTGCATTATAAAAAGTTAGCACTTTGATAGGAGTAGTATGTCTGAGAATAAACAACAACCTAAAAAAAGAGGTAAGAAAGAGAAAAAAGGAAATAAGTTCGCCCTTGGTTTTGTATTGGTCGGTATTGTAGTAATTGTAGGCGCATATACAGTTAAGGCGAATACATATAGAACAAAGTTTTTTCCAAATACAGTAATTAACGGTATAGATGCTTCTGAGAAAACTGTAGAAGAAGTAAGACAGGTTATGTCAGATCAAATAGACAATTTTGAAAGTACAATAAAGTCAAGGGATAACAATGCTGAAATAATAAAGGGTAGAGATGTAGGTCTGGCCTTTGTAGAGGATTCCTCACTGGAGGAATTGCTAAAAGAACAAAATAGCATGGCATGGATTACCAATATGAATGATAAAAAGGATCTGAAGATAAATTCTTCATTTAAAGTGGATCCTGAAAAGTTTGAAACCACGGTATCAAAACTTAGAGCATTGGATGAAACTAAGTTTATTCAACCTGAAGATGCAAAGATTTCAGAGTTTGTTCAAGGCTCAGGATATTCTATAATTCCTGAGGTAGAGGGTAATGCACTTGATATTGATAAGGCTAAGGAATATATAAAGAGTCAGCTCTTGGTTTTGAACAACGATATAAATCTTGACTTTGAGGATAATGATATATATATCAGACCGGCAAAAAGGTCAGATGATCCGACTCTTAATCTTACACTCAATAATTTGAATAAGTATATATCTGCAAGGATTTCATATGAGAAGCTTAATGTATTAAATGGTGACACTATACATAAGTGGTTGACTGTGAATAATGATGGCTCTGTTAGTATATCAGATGAGGGAATATCATCATTTGTAAAGACTATAGCAAGTGCCTATAATACTTCAGGAAAGTCAAAAACTTTAAAGACTTCATATGGTCCTACAGTTACTATTACCGGAGGCACATATGGCTGGAAGGTAGATGAAGAAAAAGAAAAGGCTACTATCAGATCTCTTATAGAAGCCGGAGAAACTACAACAAGGGAACCTGAGTTTTCAAGGAAAGCGGCATCACATGGAAGTAATGACTATGGTAATTCATATGTGGAATTAAACTTGACAGCCCAGCACTTGTTTGTAATAAAAAATGGAACTAAAGTTCTTGAAAGTGATTTCGTATCCGGAAATGTTTCAAGAAACTGGACTACACCTCCGGGTGCATTTCCACTTACATATAAAACAAGAAACGCAACTTTAAAGGGTGAGGGATATTCAACACCTGTAAGCTATTGGATGCCTTTTAACGGAGGTATAGGTTTCCATGATGCTCCATGGAGAAGTGCATTTGGTGGACAAATATATAGGACATCAGGTTCACATGGTTGTATAAATTTACCTCCTGCCATAGCAAAACAATTATATGAATATGTGGATATAGGCTTCCCGGTATTATGTTATAATTTAGAGGCAGCACCTGCTACACCGGCTCCGGAAGAGACAACAGCTGCAGGTGAAAGCACCGGTGCCGGTACCGAAAGTACTGTAGAGGAAACTGTAGAACCTATTACAGTTGTAGGA is a window from the Lachnoanaerobaculum umeaense genome containing:
- a CDS encoding Asp23/Gls24 family envelope stress response protein, which gives rise to MNKGQINTNLGQISINPDVIAFYVGMQAVECFGIVGMAAVSVTDGIARLLKRDSLTKGINVKIEDNKLILDFHIIVAYGLSISAITQNLIETIEYKAEKFTGMEVKKINIFVEGVRIID
- a CDS encoding DAK2 domain-containing protein; protein product: MNLEQIDAQSLRSAFITGAKSLEAKKEWINELNVFPVPDGDTGTNMTMTIMSAAKSLAAEESNDIATMCKAIAQGSLRGARGNSGVILSQLFRGAAKILKEAPAIDVFELALAFDKASETAYKAVMKPKEGTILTVARAMGEKALEIHDQHDDVISFLEAVLAYGDDTLQKTPEMLPVLKKAGVVDSGGQGLMVILHGILEGLKGNVIELGDVVLSSKSESVSTAAREDIDTADIKFGYCTEFIINLNKEFTNKDEEEFKGFLTSIGDSLVCVSDDEVVKVHVHTNDPGLAIQKGLTFGELTNLKIDNMREEHRERVIKGVDKILETQNEKKKMGVISVSAGSGLTSIFKDIGVDVVVEGGQTMNPSTEDILNAIDNLNAETIYILPNNKNIILAAEQASKIVENKKVVVIPTKTIPQGITAMISLSEERSVDENTESAKEEIANVKSAQITYAVRNTTIDDVEIHENDVMALGDDGIIGVDKSIDGAVDKALSNMVDETSELVSLYYGADVSEEDANKLCDELVSKYQNVEFELHNGGQPVYYYFISVE
- the recG gene encoding ATP-dependent DNA helicase RecG, with protein sequence MIDISVKNMKGVGAKTAEYLDKLGIGTIRQLLKHYPIRYLEYKPPTKIAEVNRDEEIVIKATISKNISLTGSNKKIATTKLTDYIDVIDVIWYNSPYLRATLKQGESYVFVGRFSKRSKNTLEHPIVYTIEEYEKKIGGFKPVYALTAGINNNAMEKLIKLSFDYIDDKDFEEYLPQSILEKFLLESRILAIRNIHSPKNKSKLFEAKKRLAFDDFFRFLYGMNLLKNKRLRIKSKNIISNEVRYVEEIKAVLPFNLTKSQENVIEEILNDMSSGIVTNRLVQGDVGSGKTIVALICLYLAVKSGFQGVVMVPTEVLAKQHFKSMSEILNKLENPPQIGILTGSMTKKEHLIVYEKIEKGEIDIVIGTHALLVENVKFKKLGLVVTDEQHRFGVRQRSTLSDKGEDVHVLVMSATPIPRTLAIILYGDLDISTIETKPVGRLPIKNAVITEEDREKAYKHILLEIKKGHQSYIICPMVEESENIEAENVLDYGKKIADKFSQNCKVEVLHGRMHQKEKDDIMSRYLNKEIDILVSTTVIEVGVDVPNATVIMIENAERFGLATLHQLRGRVGRSELQSYAIFVRTSNSNIAKKRLEIIGNSNDGFYIASRDLVLRGPGELFGLAQSGELDFGIADIYNDNDIFDMAKKAVDMIQCGDMGDEEMEKLEIKINNYMDLHYKKLAL
- a CDS encoding L,D-transpeptidase family protein, which codes for MSENKQQPKKRGKKEKKGNKFALGFVLVGIVVIVGAYTVKANTYRTKFFPNTVINGIDASEKTVEEVRQVMSDQIDNFESTIKSRDNNAEIIKGRDVGLAFVEDSSLEELLKEQNSMAWITNMNDKKDLKINSSFKVDPEKFETTVSKLRALDETKFIQPEDAKISEFVQGSGYSIIPEVEGNALDIDKAKEYIKSQLLVLNNDINLDFEDNDIYIRPAKRSDDPTLNLTLNNLNKYISARISYEKLNVLNGDTIHKWLTVNNDGSVSISDEGISSFVKTIASAYNTSGKSKTLKTSYGPTVTITGGTYGWKVDEEKEKATIRSLIEAGETTTREPEFSRKAASHGSNDYGNSYVELNLTAQHLFVIKNGTKVLESDFVSGNVSRNWTTPPGAFPLTYKTRNATLKGEGYSTPVSYWMPFNGGIGFHDAPWRSAFGGQIYRTSGSHGCINLPPAIAKQLYEYVDIGFPVLCYNLEAAPATPAPEETTAAGESTGAGTESTVEETVEPITVVGDDNKPTVEIGQ